From Spirosoma aerolatum, one genomic window encodes:
- a CDS encoding glycoside hydrolase family 20 protein produces MRQLLPADQRALSMPACAITDKPRFGYRGLMLDVGRNFMPVSFVKKFIDLMAMHKQNTFHWHLTDDQGWRIEIKKYPKLTQVGSKRAETVVGQNYQNYPQQFDGKPVGGFYTQDEIRDVVRYAQSRFVTVVPEIEMPGHAQAALAAYPELGCDPAKGYKVRTQWGISEDVYCPSEKTFTFLQDVLTEVIALFPSKYIHIGGDECPKTAWKASVFCQELIRKNGLKDEHELQSYFIRRIEKFLNTKGRSIIGWDEILEGGLAPNATVMSWRGTTGGIEAAKQKHTVVMTPTNTCYLDYYQGNPATEPLAIGGYLPLDQVYAYEPMPTELSTEEQKYVLGVQGNIWTEMMPTPDVVEYMTYPRAIALAEIGWMQAGPHNFEDFAQRLKNHLPKLSAIPVNYARRLFDISASTQPNDQGQLQVKLSKLDSDSQIFYTINGKEPNEKSTEYIGPFTLTKTATVKAMTPTGGRLTQTFTLHKGKNKPYKYTIAPDPTADPTMTKLTDGVRGETPRDKRQWVNFNDDMEVTLDLGDVTSVTKVSLNFLKIILQQTFPPTSVDIALSKDGTEYKEAISQPVKYELTGPWDILPVVADFKTARARYVRIRAKNAGVCPPDHPRAGQKTKFATDEIVVE; encoded by the coding sequence ATGCGGCAACTGTTGCCCGCCGACCAGCGTGCACTGTCGATGCCTGCCTGTGCCATTACCGACAAACCCCGCTTTGGTTACCGGGGCCTGATGCTCGACGTTGGCCGGAACTTCATGCCCGTGTCGTTCGTCAAGAAGTTTATTGACCTGATGGCGATGCACAAGCAAAATACGTTTCACTGGCACCTGACCGACGATCAGGGCTGGCGTATCGAAATCAAAAAATACCCCAAACTGACGCAGGTTGGCAGTAAACGGGCCGAAACGGTCGTCGGTCAAAACTACCAGAATTACCCCCAGCAGTTCGACGGAAAACCGGTTGGAGGTTTTTACACGCAGGACGAAATCCGGGATGTGGTTCGGTACGCCCAAAGCCGATTTGTGACGGTTGTTCCCGAAATCGAAATGCCTGGTCATGCTCAGGCGGCTCTGGCAGCTTACCCCGAACTGGGCTGCGACCCGGCCAAAGGCTATAAAGTGCGTACGCAGTGGGGTATTTCGGAGGATGTGTATTGCCCATCAGAGAAAACCTTCACGTTTTTGCAGGACGTACTGACTGAGGTAATCGCCCTGTTTCCCAGTAAATACATCCATATCGGGGGCGACGAATGTCCGAAAACAGCCTGGAAAGCCAGTGTATTTTGTCAGGAGTTAATCAGGAAAAATGGGCTTAAAGACGAGCATGAACTCCAGAGCTACTTTATCCGGCGCATCGAGAAGTTTCTGAATACAAAAGGCCGGTCGATTATTGGCTGGGACGAAATTCTGGAAGGGGGGCTGGCCCCTAATGCCACGGTGATGAGCTGGCGCGGTACAACGGGTGGTATTGAAGCGGCAAAACAAAAGCATACTGTGGTCATGACGCCCACCAACACCTGCTACCTCGACTACTATCAGGGCAACCCCGCTACTGAACCGCTGGCCATTGGCGGCTATCTCCCACTGGATCAGGTATATGCCTATGAACCCATGCCTACCGAACTATCCACCGAGGAGCAGAAATATGTACTGGGCGTACAGGGGAATATCTGGACTGAAATGATGCCTACACCTGACGTTGTTGAGTACATGACCTACCCACGCGCGATTGCCCTGGCTGAAATTGGCTGGATGCAGGCTGGGCCGCATAACTTCGAGGATTTTGCTCAGCGGCTCAAAAACCACCTGCCTAAACTGTCGGCCATTCCCGTCAATTACGCTAGGCGGCTGTTTGATATTTCGGCCAGTACGCAACCCAACGATCAGGGGCAGCTTCAGGTGAAACTGAGCAAGCTGGATTCGGACAGTCAGATTTTTTACACCATCAATGGCAAAGAACCGAATGAGAAAAGTACCGAATACATCGGCCCTTTTACCCTGACCAAAACCGCAACGGTCAAGGCCATGACGCCCACCGGAGGGCGCTTAACGCAAACGTTTACGCTTCACAAAGGGAAGAACAAACCCTACAAGTACACGATAGCCCCCGATCCGACTGCTGACCCAACCATGACCAAATTAACCGACGGTGTTCGGGGAGAAACGCCACGCGACAAGCGCCAGTGGGTGAATTTCAACGACGACATGGAAGTGACTCTCGATCTGGGCGATGTGACGAGCGTAACCAAAGTATCGCTCAACTTCCTGAAAATCATCCTCCAGCAGACCTTTCCACCTACATCGGTCGATATTGCGCTATCCAAAGATGGCACGGAGTATAAAGAAGCAATCTCGCAACCCGTTAAGTATGAGCTAACTGGCCCCTGGGATATTTTGCCGGTCGTGGCCGATTTCAAAACGGCCCGCGCCCGCTACGTTCGCATTCGCGCTAAAAACGCAGGCGTTTGCCCACCTGACCATCCACGGGCGGGACAAAAAACGAAATTTGCAACGGATGAAATTGTGGTTGAATGA
- a CDS encoding SIR2 family NAD-dependent protein deacylase, with protein sequence MNKIVVLSGAGISAESGIPTFRASDGLWENHRIEDVATPEAWQRNPALVQDFYNQRRKQALSVEPNAGHYALVKLEEQYDVTVITQNVDNLHEKAGSSKVVHLHGELFKSRSTVDESLVYDIEGWEIKEGDRCEKGSQLRPHIVWFGEAVPMMDVALDITYEADLFIVVGTSLNVYPAAGLVYAVRDGVPIYVVDPNIPDMHKRANVTFIPEPATIGLTELADELLKKA encoded by the coding sequence ATGAATAAAATTGTTGTGCTCTCCGGTGCTGGAATCAGTGCTGAGAGCGGTATACCAACCTTCCGGGCTTCCGATGGTCTTTGGGAAAATCACCGGATCGAAGACGTAGCCACGCCCGAAGCCTGGCAACGCAATCCAGCACTGGTGCAGGATTTTTACAACCAGCGCCGAAAACAGGCCCTGAGCGTAGAACCAAATGCGGGGCATTATGCCCTGGTAAAACTGGAGGAGCAATACGACGTAACGGTGATTACCCAGAATGTCGATAATCTCCACGAGAAAGCGGGGTCTTCGAAGGTTGTGCATTTGCATGGTGAGTTATTCAAATCGCGCTCAACCGTCGATGAATCACTGGTGTATGACATTGAGGGTTGGGAAATCAAAGAGGGTGATCGTTGCGAAAAAGGCTCGCAACTCCGACCGCACATTGTCTGGTTTGGCGAAGCGGTGCCGATGATGGATGTAGCATTAGATATTACCTACGAGGCCGACCTGTTCATTGTGGTCGGCACGTCGCTGAATGTCTATCCAGCGGCTGGACTGGTCTATGCCGTTCGCGATGGCGTGCCCATCTATGTTGTAGACCCCAATATCCCCGACATGCACAAACGCGCCAACGTCACCTTTATCCCCGAACCCGCTACTATCGGCTTGACTGAATTAGCGGATGAATTACTGAAAAAAGCCTAA
- a CDS encoding winged helix-turn-helix domain-containing protein, with protein MASYQQTQYEVLRRRCATLHQEGWKQADIAQALGLTQGWVSRTITKYRQQGQDALTWRKPAGATAKLTNTQLAQLVEELNKGAEHHGFPGQIWTRPRVNEVIKKLFAVSYDPSQVGRILKKVGWSRQKPQRKAYQQDPQAVAQWKEERLPELKKSPN; from the coding sequence ATGGCAAGCTATCAACAGACCCAATATGAAGTCCTGCGCCGACGATGTGCCACTCTCCATCAAGAAGGCTGGAAACAGGCCGATATCGCTCAGGCCTTAGGGCTAACTCAAGGCTGGGTCAGTCGCACTATAACTAAATATCGTCAGCAAGGTCAAGATGCACTGACTTGGCGCAAACCTGCCGGGGCTACAGCTAAGCTGACTAATACGCAACTGGCTCAACTAGTTGAGGAATTGAATAAAGGAGCTGAGCATCATGGCTTTCCGGGCCAGATATGGACCCGTCCTCGCGTCAATGAGGTGATCAAAAAGTTATTTGCTGTCAGTTATGACCCCTCACAAGTAGGCCGGATTTTAAAAAAGGTGGGCTGGAGCAGACAGAAGCCGCAGCGCAAAGCCTATCAACAAGATCCTCAAGCGGTTGCCCAATGGAAAGAAGAACGCTTACCCGAACTCAAAAAAAGCCCAAATTGA
- a CDS encoding IS630 family transposase: MDESACYLLPMLANTWAPRGQTPILVEQAGRAHLSLIAAIAPNGRIYVAGQDQPFTGEDIVWFLTMLCGRYRKRNMLVIWDGAAIHRSEAVKAFLKARPNRVHLERLPAYSPELNPVELIWSYLKGQLKNQVFTNLDELTIAIREQIKHLQANHELVKAFFNKEEIAFITN, from the coding sequence GTGGATGAATCGGCTTGTTATTTGTTACCCATGCTGGCTAACACATGGGCCCCTCGGGGGCAAACACCGATATTAGTTGAGCAAGCGGGACGGGCTCATCTAAGTTTGATCGCTGCTATTGCGCCTAACGGTCGTATCTATGTAGCGGGGCAAGACCAGCCGTTTACGGGTGAAGATATTGTCTGGTTCCTCACTATGCTGTGCGGGCGTTATCGCAAACGAAATATGCTGGTGATCTGGGATGGGGCTGCCATCCACCGCAGCGAGGCCGTCAAAGCTTTTTTGAAAGCACGTCCAAACCGAGTTCATTTAGAGCGTTTACCGGCTTACAGCCCAGAGCTGAATCCAGTAGAACTGATCTGGAGCTACCTGAAAGGTCAGTTAAAGAATCAGGTGTTCACTAATTTAGATGAGCTAACAATTGCGATTCGTGAACAAATTAAACATCTACAAGCCAATCATGAGTTAGTTAAGGCTTTTTTCAACAAAGAGGAAATAGCCTTCATTACAAACTAA
- a CDS encoding HNH endonuclease, giving the protein MYSFQDHKAYASQIALILETTHPPLNLEIGRYAKRIAEVYDINFTVRNTEKYKFWDLFFNGWDEGNKFIWQLRPELIEALIETDLTGEEIYPEEISEEYTEELFEGIKRTITVNSYERNSKARQLCVKHWKAICAVCSFDFEKTYGEIGKGFIHVHHLTPVSQIGKTYQVDPINDLIPVCPNCHSMLHKQEPPLTIDELKSLLKTTNGNNSSR; this is encoded by the coding sequence TTGTATTCTTTTCAAGACCACAAAGCTTATGCAAGTCAAATAGCATTGATTTTAGAAACCACTCACCCACCGTTAAATCTTGAAATCGGACGTTATGCAAAACGTATTGCAGAAGTTTACGACATAAATTTTACGGTCAGAAATACTGAAAAATATAAGTTTTGGGATTTATTTTTCAACGGTTGGGACGAAGGGAATAAATTCATTTGGCAGTTAAGACCTGAACTTATCGAAGCTTTAATAGAAACCGATTTGACGGGCGAAGAAATTTATCCTGAAGAAATTTCAGAAGAATATACTGAGGAACTTTTTGAAGGAATTAAGCGGACAATAACCGTAAATTCTTACGAAAGAAACTCAAAAGCTCGACAACTTTGCGTGAAGCATTGGAAGGCAATTTGTGCAGTTTGTAGTTTCGACTTTGAAAAGACATACGGAGAAATTGGAAAAGGTTTTATTCACGTCCATCATTTGACACCAGTTTCACAAATAGGAAAAACGTATCAAGTTGACCCAATAAACGACCTAATTCCTGTTTGTCCAAACTGTCATTCAATGCTACATAAACAAGAACCACCTTTGACAATTGACGAACTAAAATCATTACTAAAAACAACGAATGGAAACAACAGCAGCCGCTAA